A single genomic interval of Cucumis sativus cultivar 9930 chromosome 5, Cucumber_9930_V3, whole genome shotgun sequence harbors:
- the LOC101219383 gene encoding cytochrome P450 CYP749A22 isoform X2 — translation MECTIINYISIFLSGCLLFGVFKLFVKLWWTPMRIQRFMRSQGIQGPSFKFIQGNTRDVYIKRMQAMATPMDLSHNILHRVMPCVHSWLNLYDPEMIKEVLHDRQKSFPKAKLKGHIHRIFGNGLATAEGQRWANSRRIANFAFHGDSLKNMIPTMIECGEKMIEGWKNYEGKELDAFKEFKVFTLDVISHTAFGSSYQQGKKIFHMLRELCELSIRNGYKIRLPIISKILKSKDDYEGERLGKRLKDCFMEIIKEREEKLRNGEANDYGNDFLGLLIKAKNDPETSQCISMEDIVDECKTFYFAGHETTNVLLAWTMLLLALHKEWQEKARNEVLDVFGHNNPTLEGLPKLKTMAMIINECLRLYPPAMPVARRVEKEVRLGNLVVPTATMLTIPTVAVHHDTTFWGEDAHEFKPERFSEGVGKATENNSAAYIPFGLGPRNCVGMNFAMNEAKIAMSMILQRYSFRLSPAYAHMPAQLLTISPQNGVQVILNSIAD, via the exons ATGGAGTGTACGATCATCAATTACATTTCAATATTTCTATCTGGGTGTCTTCTTTTTGGGGTCTTCAAGCTCTTTGTCAAACTATGGTGGACTCCCATGAGGATTCAGAGGTTCATGAGGTCACAGGGGATTCAAGGTCCTTCTTTTAAGTTCATCCAAGGCAATACCAGAGATGTTTACATCAAAAGAATGCAGGCCATGGCTACACCCATGGACCTTTCCCATAACATTCTCCACAGAGTTATGCCTTGTGTTCACTCTTGGCTCAACCTTTACG ACCCAGAGATGATCAAGGAGGTGCTCCATGATCGACAAAAGAGCTTCCCAAAAGCAAAACTCAAAGGCCACATTCATagaatttttggaaatggacTTGCCACAGCAGAGGGTCAAAGATGGGCCAACTCCAGGAGAATAGCTAACTTTGCTTTCCATGGAGACAGTCTCAAA AACATGATCCCAACCATGATTGAGTGTGGTGAGAAGATGATTGAAGGGTGGAAGAATTATGAAGGCAAAGAATTGGATGCGTTCAAAGAATTCAAAGTATTCACTTTGGATGTCATTTCTCATACTGCTTTTGGGAGTAGTTACCAACAAGGAAAGAAAATCTTCCACATGCTACGAGAGCTTTGCGAGCTATCAATCAGAAATGGATACAAAATTAGGCTACCTATAATCAG taaaattttgaaatcaaaagatGATTATGAAGGAGAAAGGCTTGGAAAGAGACTTAAAGATTGCTTCATGGAAAtcataaaagagagagaagagaagttGAGGAATGGTGAAGCAAATGATTATGGGAATGACTTTCTGGGATTATTAATAAAGGCGAAGAACGACCCTGAAACATCACAATGCATTTCTATGGAAGACATTGTTGATGAATGCAAAACATTTTACTTTGCTGGACATGAGACCACCAATGTTTTGTTGGCTTGGACTATGCTTCTTTTGGCTTTGCATAAAGAATGGCAAGAAAAAGCAAGAAATGAAGTGTTGGATGTATTTGGACACAACAACCCAACTTTGGAAGGCCttccaaaactaaaaaca ATGGCGATGATCATCAATGAATGTCTGAGGCTATATCCACCGGCAATGCCAGTAGCACGGCGAGTAGAGAAGGAAGTGAGACTAGGAAACCTGGTGGTTCCTACAGCGACTATGCTGACAATTCCTACAGTAGCAGTTCATCATGACACAACGTTTTGGGGGGAGGACGCACATGAATTCAAACCAGAAAGATTTTCAGAAGGGGTGGGGAAAGCCACCGAAAACAACTCGGCTGCGTATATCCCGTTCGGATTGGGGCCTCGAAACTGTGTGGGGATGAACTTTGCAATGAACGAAGCCAAAATTGCAATGTCAATGATTCTACAGAGATACTCCTTCAGGCTATCGCCGGCCTATGCACACATGCCGGCGCAGTTGTTAACCATTAGCCCCCAGAATGgagttcaagtgatactaaATTCAATAGCAGattaa
- the LOC101211142 gene encoding universal stress protein PHOS32: protein MGKTGAKLPSFCLNRIRPHVRVPIQSKPDFVSVKTGPSKKIDDCLDEKNDHVGVDQSNKAVMGIGRKIMIVVDSTIEAEGALHWALSHTVQIQDNILLLHVTKPSSKGEGPNKETAPRAYELVHSMRTLCQLKRPEVETEVVVVEGGKEKGAVIVEEARKREASLLVLGQKKRSTTWRLLMVWAGQRWGGGGGSSGGVVEYCIQNASCMAIAVRRKSKKLGGYLITTKRQKDFWLLA from the exons ATGGGTAAAACCGGAGCAAAATTGCCAAGTTTCTGCCTGAACCGGATACGGCCTCATGTTAGAGTCCCTATTCAATCCAAACCGGACTTTGTTTCGGTGAAAACCGGTCCGAGCAAGAAGATTGATGATTGTTTAGATGAGAAGAATGATCATGTTGGAGTTGATCAAAGTAATAAGGCAGTGATGGGAATTGGAAGGAAGATCATGATTGTTGTTGATTCCACCATTGAAGCTGAAGGAGCTCTTCATTGGGCTCTCTCTCATACTGTCCAAATTCAAGACAacattcttcttctccatgTCACTAAACCTTCATCTAAAG GGGAAGGACCCAATAAGGAGACAGCACCAAGAGCATATGAATTGGTTCATTCAATGAGAACTTTATGCCAATTGAAGAGACCTGAG GTGGAAACGGAAGTTGTGGTAGTGGAAGGAGGGAAGGAGAAGGGGGCAGTGATAGTGGAAGAAGCGAGGAAGAGAGAGGCGTCGTTGTTGGTATTGGGGCAGAAGAAAAGGTCGACGACATGGCGGCTTTTGATGGTGTGGGCAGGGCAGCGGTGGGGCGGTGGTGGTGGGAGCAGTGGGGGCGTGGTGGAGTATTGTATACAGAATGCGAGTTGTATGGCAATTGCAGTGAGAAGGAAGAGCAAGAAATTGGGAGGTTATTTGATCACTACAAAGCGACAAAAGGATTTCTGGCTTTTGgcttaa
- the LOC101219145 gene encoding cytochrome P450 CYP749A22, whose product MDITMNYYSSILIFGVILFGSVIFKLLGRLWWNPMKIQRLMRAQGVQGPSYNFIHGNTKEMYSKRIKAMAKPMQLSHRILPRVLPHILSWLNQYGRNYVQWFGAEAHLVITEPELIKEVLNNQHKSFPKAKLQGHIHKIFGNGLATAEGQKWVNSRKLAHFAFHGDNLKNMIPSMVQCAETMVEEWAHHEDKEIDVFKHFKVYTLDVISHTAFGSSYEQGRNVFQMLQRLCELSITNRYKVRLPVISKILKSKDDIEGQSLEKKMKDCFVEIIKAREEKLNNDEANDYGNDFLGLLVKAKNDPQDSQRISLEDVVDECKTFYFAGHETTNVLLAWTMFLLALHKEWQEKARNEVFDVFGHSNPTFEALPKLKTMGMIIHESLRLYPPAMTLLRKVEKETRLGRLVLPRGVQVVIPTAAIHHDEELWGRSVDDFKPERFSEGIAKATERNPGGGTYLPFGLGPRSCVGMNFALNEAKIAISMILQRFSFTLSPAYAHSPAMLLTIAPQHGLQLILHPLSTHQ is encoded by the exons ATGGATATTACTATGAACTACTACAGttcaatattgatatttggGGTTATCCTTTTTGGAAGTGTCATCTTCAAGCTTTTAGGAAGGCTATGGTGGAATCCTATGAAGATTCAACGGTTGATGAGAGCGCAAGGGGTCCAAGGCCCATCATACAATTTCATACATGGCAACACCAAAGAGATGTACTCAAAAAGAATCAAGGCTATGGCTAAACCAATGCAACTCTCTCACCGTATACTTCCTAGGGTTCTTCCTCATATTCTCTCTTGGCTCAACCAatatg GAAGGAACTATGTTCAATGGTTTGGGGCAGAGGCTCATTTAGTCATAACAGAGCCAGAGCTGATCAAGGAAGTGCTCAACAACCAACACAAAAGCTTCCCAAAGGCAAAACTTCAAGGCcacattcataaaatttttggaaatggacTTGCCACAGCAGAGGGTCAAAAATGGGTCAACTCTAGAAAACTTGCTCATTTTGCTTTTCATGGAGATAACCTCAAA AACATGATCCCATCAATGGTTCAATGTGCTGAGACAATGGTTGAAGAATGGGCACATCATGAAGACAAAGAGATTGATGTGTTCAAACATTTTAAGGTTTATACTTTGGATGTCATTTCACATACTGCTTTTGGAAGTAGTTATGAACAAGGAAGAAATGTATTCCAAATGCTGCAGAGGCTTTGTGAGTTATCCATTACAAATAGATATAAAGTTAGACTTCCTGTGATCAG TAAGATATTGAAATCAAAAGATGATATTGAAGGGCAGAGTCttgaaaagaagatgaaagattGCTTCGTGGAAATCATAAAAGCAAGAGAAGAGAAGTTGAATAATGATGAAGCAAATGATTATGGGAATGACTTTTTAGGATTGTTAGTGAAGGCCAAAAATGATCCTCAAGATTCACAAAGGATCAGTTTGGAAGATGTTGTTGATGAATGCAAGACCTTTTACTTTGCTGGGCATGAGACCACCAATGTTTTGTTGGCTTGGACTATGTTTCTTTTGGCTTTGCATAAAGAATGGCAAGAAAAAGCTAGAAACGAAGTGTTCGACGTATTTGGACACAGCAACCCGACTTTTGAAGCCCTTCCAAAACTAAAAACg ATGGGTATGATCATCCATGAAAGTCTAAGGCTATACCCTCCGGCGATGACattattaagaaaagttgAGAAGGAGACAAGATTGGGGAGGCTAGTTCTTCCGAGAGGAGTGCAGGTAGTGATACCGACGGCAGCAATTCATCACGACGAAGAGTTATGGGGGAGAAGCGTAGATGATTTCAAGCCAGAAAGATTTTCGGAAGGGATAGCAAAGGCAACCGAAAGAAACCCAGGTGGCGGTACGTATCTCCCCTTTGGATTAGGGCCTCGAAGCTGCGTTGGGATGAACTTTGCATTGAACGAAGCCAAAATAGCAATCTCCATGATTCTTCAACGATTCTCCTTCACTCTCTCCCCTGCCTATGCTCATTCCCCTGCTATGTTGCTTACAATTGCTCCTCAGCATGGACTTCAACTCATTCTTCATCCACTTTCCACACATCAATAA
- the LOC101219621 gene encoding cytochrome P450 CYP749A22: protein MRIMDVLSKYIIIPSLVVGCVILMSNIMKLVSKFWWTPMRIQRIMRSQGINGPSYKFIQGNMRDMYTKRMQAMATPMELSHNILPRVIPHVHSWLNDYGRSFLQWYGIEAQLIITDPEMIKEVLNDKQKNYPKAKLGRDLLRIFGDGLVTSEGQRWAKSRKIANFAFHGDSLKNMIPTMIECGEKMIEGWKNHEGKELDVYKELKVYTLDVISRTAFGSSYQQGLNIFHMLQQLTDLSIRNGYKIKLPIISKILRSKDDVEGERLEKRMKECFTEIIRGREDRSKNGGGEGYGNDFLGMLVKAKNEGEKSERITMDVIVAECKTFYFAGHETTNVLIAWIMFLLALHKQWQEQARDEVFRIFGHSSNPTYEALSKLKIMTMIINETLRLYPPAMTVSRQVVEKEVKLGSLVLPTSLQLMIPTIAVHHDKEFWGEDVHEFKPERFAEGVSKTIEGNSAGYLPFGLGPRNCVGMNFAINEAKIAMSMILQKYSFTLSPAYAHTPVQFLTTCPQQGLQVILRSISN, encoded by the exons atgaggATAATGGATGTTCTAAGCAAATACATTATAATTCCAAGTCTTGTAGTTGGGTGTGTCATTTTGATGAGCAATATCATGAAGTTGGTGAGCAAGTTTTGGTGGACTCCCATGAGGATTCAAAGGATAATGAGGTCCCAAGGGATTAATGGCCCTTCTTACAAATTCATACAAGGCAACATGAGAGATATGTACACCAAAAGAATGCAAGCCATGGCTACTCCTATGGAGCTCTCTCACAATATACTCCCTAGAGTTATTCCTCATGTTCATTCCTGGCTCAATGATTACG GGAGGAGCTTCTTGCAGTGGTATGGGATTGAAGCACAATTAATCATTACAGACCCAGAAATGATCAAGGAAGTGTTGAACgataaacaaaagaattacCCAAAAGCAAAACTTGGAAGGGATTTACTTAGAATTTTTGGAGATGGACTTGTCACTTCTGAGGGTCAAAGATGGGCAAAGTCTAGAAAAATTGCCAATTTTGCTTTCCATGGAGACAGTCtcaaa aacaTGATTCCAACCATGATTGAGTGTGGTGAGAAGATGATTGAAGGGTGGAAGAATCATGAAGGCAAAGAATTGGATGTGTACaaagaattgaaagtttaCACTTTGGATGTTATTTCTCGTACTGCTTTTGGGAGTAGCTACCAGCAAGGATTGAATATTTTTCACATGTTACAACAGCTTACTGATTTGTCTATCAGAAATGGATACAAAATTAAGCTTCCTATAATCAG TAAGATATTGAGATCGAAAGACGACGTAGAAGGAGAGCGACTGGAgaagagaatgaaagaatGTTTCACTGAGATAataagaggaagagaagataGATCAAAGAATGGAGGAGGGGAAGGGTATGGGAATGATTTTCTAGGAATGTTAGTGAAGGCAAAAAATGAAGGTGAAAAATCAGAGAGGATAACAATGGATGTGATAGTGGCAGAATGCAAAACGTTTTACTTTGCTGGACATGAAACAACAAATGTTTTGATAGCTTGGATTATGTTTCTTCTTGCCCTTCATAAACAATGGCAAGAACAAGCTAGAGATGAAGTGTTTAGGATTTTTGGACACAGCAGCAATCCAACGTATGAAGCcctttctaaattaaaaata ATGACAATGATCATCAACGAAACTTTGAGGTTGTATCCCCCGGCAATGACCGTATCACGCCAAGTGGTGGAGAAGGAAGTAAAGTTGGGGAGCCTCGTTCTTCCGACGTCTCTGCAGCTGATGATACCAACCATCGCAGTCCATCACGACAAAGAATTTTGGGGGGAAGATGTACATGAGTTCAAACCAGAAAGATTTGCAGAAGGGGTCTCCAAAACGATCGAAGGAAACTCAGCTGGGTATCTTCCATTTGGGTTAGGTCCTCGAAATTGTGTGGGGATGAACTTTGCCATCAATGAGGCCAAAATTGCTATGTCAATGATTCTACAAAAGTACTCATTTACCCTCTCCCCTGCCTACGCTCACACGCCCGTCCAGTTTCTCACTACTTGCCCCCAACAGGGACTTCAAGTCATTCTTCGTTCGAtatcaaattag
- the LOC101219383 gene encoding cytochrome P450 CYP749A22 isoform X1, with amino-acid sequence MECTIINYISIFLSGCLLFGVFKLFVKLWWTPMRIQRFMRSQGIQGPSFKFIQGNTRDVYIKRMQAMATPMDLSHNILHRVMPCVHSWLNLYGRNYLQWSGVDAQLMITDPEMIKEVLHDRQKSFPKAKLKGHIHRIFGNGLATAEGQRWANSRRIANFAFHGDSLKNMIPTMIECGEKMIEGWKNYEGKELDAFKEFKVFTLDVISHTAFGSSYQQGKKIFHMLRELCELSIRNGYKIRLPIISKILKSKDDYEGERLGKRLKDCFMEIIKEREEKLRNGEANDYGNDFLGLLIKAKNDPETSQCISMEDIVDECKTFYFAGHETTNVLLAWTMLLLALHKEWQEKARNEVLDVFGHNNPTLEGLPKLKTMAMIINECLRLYPPAMPVARRVEKEVRLGNLVVPTATMLTIPTVAVHHDTTFWGEDAHEFKPERFSEGVGKATENNSAAYIPFGLGPRNCVGMNFAMNEAKIAMSMILQRYSFRLSPAYAHMPAQLLTISPQNGVQVILNSIAD; translated from the exons ATGGAGTGTACGATCATCAATTACATTTCAATATTTCTATCTGGGTGTCTTCTTTTTGGGGTCTTCAAGCTCTTTGTCAAACTATGGTGGACTCCCATGAGGATTCAGAGGTTCATGAGGTCACAGGGGATTCAAGGTCCTTCTTTTAAGTTCATCCAAGGCAATACCAGAGATGTTTACATCAAAAGAATGCAGGCCATGGCTACACCCATGGACCTTTCCCATAACATTCTCCACAGAGTTATGCCTTGTGTTCACTCTTGGCTCAACCTTTACG GGAGGAACTATCTTCAGTGGTCTGGAGTTGATGCTCAGTTAATGATTACAGACCCAGAGATGATCAAGGAGGTGCTCCATGATCGACAAAAGAGCTTCCCAAAAGCAAAACTCAAAGGCCACATTCATagaatttttggaaatggacTTGCCACAGCAGAGGGTCAAAGATGGGCCAACTCCAGGAGAATAGCTAACTTTGCTTTCCATGGAGACAGTCTCAAA AACATGATCCCAACCATGATTGAGTGTGGTGAGAAGATGATTGAAGGGTGGAAGAATTATGAAGGCAAAGAATTGGATGCGTTCAAAGAATTCAAAGTATTCACTTTGGATGTCATTTCTCATACTGCTTTTGGGAGTAGTTACCAACAAGGAAAGAAAATCTTCCACATGCTACGAGAGCTTTGCGAGCTATCAATCAGAAATGGATACAAAATTAGGCTACCTATAATCAG taaaattttgaaatcaaaagatGATTATGAAGGAGAAAGGCTTGGAAAGAGACTTAAAGATTGCTTCATGGAAAtcataaaagagagagaagagaagttGAGGAATGGTGAAGCAAATGATTATGGGAATGACTTTCTGGGATTATTAATAAAGGCGAAGAACGACCCTGAAACATCACAATGCATTTCTATGGAAGACATTGTTGATGAATGCAAAACATTTTACTTTGCTGGACATGAGACCACCAATGTTTTGTTGGCTTGGACTATGCTTCTTTTGGCTTTGCATAAAGAATGGCAAGAAAAAGCAAGAAATGAAGTGTTGGATGTATTTGGACACAACAACCCAACTTTGGAAGGCCttccaaaactaaaaaca ATGGCGATGATCATCAATGAATGTCTGAGGCTATATCCACCGGCAATGCCAGTAGCACGGCGAGTAGAGAAGGAAGTGAGACTAGGAAACCTGGTGGTTCCTACAGCGACTATGCTGACAATTCCTACAGTAGCAGTTCATCATGACACAACGTTTTGGGGGGAGGACGCACATGAATTCAAACCAGAAAGATTTTCAGAAGGGGTGGGGAAAGCCACCGAAAACAACTCGGCTGCGTATATCCCGTTCGGATTGGGGCCTCGAAACTGTGTGGGGATGAACTTTGCAATGAACGAAGCCAAAATTGCAATGTCAATGATTCTACAGAGATACTCCTTCAGGCTATCGCCGGCCTATGCACACATGCCGGCGCAGTTGTTAACCATTAGCCCCCAGAATGgagttcaagtgatactaaATTCAATAGCAGattaa